A single region of the Legionella oakridgensis ATCC 33761 = DSM 21215 genome encodes:
- a CDS encoding bifunctional 2-methylcitrate dehydratase/aconitate hydratase, translating into MSSPFVETNIKPDYDSVISDIADYVLNYEINSQEAYETARLCLMDTLGCGLLALNFPECTKLLGPVVPGAVLAGGARVPGTHHELDPIQAAFNIGTMIRWLDFNDTWLAAEWGHPSDNLGAILAVADYLGRQNTHKKADALTMHTVLTAMIKAHEIQGCLALENSFNRVGLDHVILVKLASAAVTAMLLGGDKALIERTLSQVFVDGQSLRTYRHTPNTGSRKSWAAGDATSRAVRLALICATGEMGYPSALTAPKWGFYDVLFSGNSFKFQRPYGSYVMENVLFKLSYPAEFHAQTAVECAVALHPQIKNRIDDIARIEITTHESAIRIISKEGPLHNPADRDHCLQYMVAIALLHGDLRAEHYEDSEASDPRIDALRQKMHIHESKQFSQDYHDPEKRSIANSIKLIFNDGKETDLITIEYPIGHKRRRKEGVPVLLAKFERNLATRFSSEKIKQIINSMSELDKLAQQPVTDFMAMWQI; encoded by the coding sequence ATGAGTTCGCCATTTGTAGAAACAAACATAAAACCAGATTATGATTCAGTCATCAGCGACATTGCGGATTATGTGTTGAATTATGAGATTAATAGTCAAGAAGCCTATGAAACAGCCCGACTTTGCTTAATGGATACCTTGGGTTGTGGCCTGTTGGCACTTAATTTTCCTGAGTGCACCAAATTACTGGGGCCAGTGGTCCCAGGAGCTGTCTTGGCTGGCGGTGCTCGAGTCCCTGGAACTCATCATGAACTTGACCCTATACAAGCTGCTTTTAATATTGGTACCATGATTCGATGGCTCGATTTCAATGATACCTGGCTTGCTGCTGAATGGGGGCACCCATCTGATAATCTTGGCGCCATATTAGCCGTTGCGGATTACCTAGGCCGCCAGAATACCCATAAAAAGGCGGACGCTTTAACCATGCATACTGTACTTACCGCAATGATTAAAGCCCATGAAATTCAAGGCTGTCTTGCCTTGGAAAATAGTTTTAACCGAGTTGGTTTGGATCATGTTATTTTGGTTAAACTCGCCAGTGCCGCAGTAACTGCCATGCTGTTAGGTGGTGATAAAGCCCTGATAGAACGCACGTTATCACAGGTTTTTGTTGATGGGCAAAGTTTACGTACGTATCGCCATACCCCAAATACAGGCTCAAGAAAATCCTGGGCTGCAGGCGATGCCACCTCTCGCGCCGTACGGCTCGCACTCATTTGCGCCACTGGGGAAATGGGTTATCCCAGTGCCTTAACCGCGCCTAAATGGGGGTTTTATGATGTATTGTTCTCAGGCAATTCATTTAAATTTCAACGGCCTTATGGAAGTTATGTGATGGAAAATGTGTTATTTAAATTATCCTACCCAGCCGAATTCCATGCACAAACTGCCGTTGAATGTGCCGTCGCACTACACCCTCAAATAAAAAACAGAATAGATGATATTGCTCGTATTGAGATCACGACTCATGAGTCAGCCATCCGCATCATCAGTAAAGAAGGACCGCTGCATAACCCAGCGGATCGCGATCATTGCTTACAATATATGGTAGCAATTGCCTTATTGCACGGTGATTTACGCGCTGAACATTATGAAGACTCCGAGGCCTCCGATCCACGTATTGATGCATTACGTCAAAAAATGCATATCCATGAAAGTAAGCAATTTTCACAGGATTATCATGATCCTGAAAAACGCTCCATTGCCAACAGCATTAAGTTGATATTTAATGATGGCAAGGAAACTGATCTGATAACGATCGAATACCCTATTGGACATAAACGTCGTCGTAAAGAAGGCGTGCCTGTACTGCTTGCGAAGTTTGAACGTAATTTAGCCACACGATTCTCATCAGAAAAAATTAAGCAAATCATAAATTCCATGAGTGAACTTGATAAGCTTGCTCAGCAACCTGTCACTGATTTCATGGCCATGTGGCAAATATGA
- a CDS encoding rubredoxin: MQSYKKYICVICGFIYDEAEGWPEDGIEPGTKWEDVPENWFCPDCGAGKEDFEMVEMN; the protein is encoded by the coding sequence ATGCAGTCTTACAAAAAATATATTTGTGTTATTTGCGGTTTTATTTATGATGAAGCCGAAGGTTGGCCCGAGGACGGTATTGAGCCTGGAACAAAATGGGAAGATGTCCCAGAAAATTGGTTCTGCCCCGATTGCGGCGCTGGCAAAGAAGATTTTGAAATGGTAGAAATGAATTGA
- the hemL gene encoding glutamate-1-semialdehyde 2,1-aminomutase: MSYSQELFRQAQAVIPGGVNSPVRAFKGVGGEPIFFKQGKGAYLIDVDNNQYIDYVGSWGPLILGHCYPKVIAAVESVLHTGMSFGAPTELEIKLAKKITSLMPAIEKVRMVNSGTEATMTAIRLARGYTNRNKIIKFNGCYHGHNDSLLVKAGSGVLTLGIPATPGIPASITEHTLTADFNHLEQVAALFEQYPNDIAGVILEPIAGNMGFVLPKSGFLQGLRELCDTYGALLIFDEVMTGFRIALGGAQQHYQVTPDLTTLGKVIGGGMPVGAVGGKTSIMNQLAPEGPVYQAGTLSGNPLAMAAGLATLSELEGQPNFYQRLGDISAALIHALKDVAESFNIPFCGASLGGMFGFCFNHLNEVNNYSDVASSDEKRFKAFFHGMLQQGVYFAPSMYEAGFVSSAHQQQDIHHTQKAAEYVLQQLV, encoded by the coding sequence ATGAGTTATTCACAAGAGTTGTTTAGACAAGCTCAGGCCGTGATTCCTGGTGGCGTGAATTCACCTGTGCGGGCGTTTAAAGGAGTAGGAGGAGAGCCTATATTTTTTAAGCAAGGGAAAGGTGCTTATTTAATCGATGTGGACAATAATCAATACATTGATTATGTTGGTTCTTGGGGGCCTTTAATTTTGGGCCATTGCTATCCCAAAGTGATTGCTGCTGTAGAGAGCGTGTTGCATACGGGCATGAGTTTTGGTGCGCCTACCGAGCTTGAAATCAAATTGGCAAAAAAAATTACTTCCTTGATGCCTGCCATTGAGAAGGTGCGCATGGTGAATTCTGGAACCGAAGCCACCATGACGGCTATTCGTTTAGCAAGAGGTTATACGAATAGAAATAAAATTATTAAATTTAATGGATGTTATCATGGCCATAATGACAGCTTATTGGTGAAGGCAGGTTCTGGGGTACTTACTTTAGGAATTCCGGCGACCCCAGGAATTCCTGCAAGTATTACTGAACATACATTAACAGCAGATTTTAATCATTTGGAGCAAGTGGCGGCATTATTTGAACAGTATCCAAACGATATTGCCGGTGTTATTTTGGAGCCGATTGCCGGCAATATGGGATTTGTTTTACCAAAATCAGGTTTTCTACAGGGTCTGCGGGAATTATGCGATACGTATGGAGCGTTATTAATATTTGATGAAGTCATGACCGGTTTTCGTATTGCTTTGGGGGGAGCGCAGCAACATTATCAGGTGACACCTGACTTAACGACGCTTGGTAAAGTGATTGGTGGAGGCATGCCTGTGGGTGCTGTGGGTGGTAAGACATCTATTATGAATCAACTTGCGCCAGAGGGTCCTGTGTATCAAGCGGGTACTCTATCAGGTAATCCTTTAGCCATGGCGGCAGGATTAGCGACGTTATCTGAGCTGGAGGGACAGCCCAATTTTTATCAGCGTTTGGGAGACATTTCCGCTGCTTTGATTCATGCCTTAAAAGACGTTGCGGAATCATTCAATATTCCCTTTTGCGGTGCTTCGCTTGGTGGCATGTTTGGTTTTTGTTTTAATCATTTAAATGAAGTGAATAATTATTCGGATGTTGCTTCGTCGGATGAAAAACGATTTAAAGCGTTTTTCCATGGTATGTTACAACAAGGTGTTTATTTTGCTCCTTCTATGTATGAAGCAGGGTTTGTTTCCAGCGCACATCAGCAACAAGACATTCATCATACGCAAAAGGCAGCGGAATATGTTCTCCAGCAGCTGGTTTGA
- the mnmC gene encoding bifunctional tRNA (5-methylaminomethyl-2-thiouridine)(34)-methyltransferase MnmD/FAD-dependent 5-carboxymethylaminomethyl-2-thiouridine(34) oxidoreductase MnmC, whose amino-acid sequence MSTLFEAITPAKITWTSGLPYSCEFEDIYFSTANGLQEASHVFIDGNQLRERWEKLPDKQGSQFVIAETGFGSGLNFLLAWSLWQTHAPKSARLHFISCEKHPLTRDDLLKSLSLWPALAGQSQALLESYPILTPGFHLLSFEGGRVNLILMLGDALACYDQLLICGDAAVEKQLRHTAVDAWFLDGFSPKKNPDMWCEPLFTVIGRLSRQNATLATFSAAGIVKRGLQAVGFTVNKKKGYGCKREMITAVFDQPSTRSYARYTPWHASSVSPVKDRHAMIVGGGLAGCYSAYALARRGWKVTLIDEQKHAGEGASGNRRAVLYPKISSYRSPLTEFMLTAYVFAIRAYKALLNPHIGHLGGGLQLAYNSKEQVIQAGLRPWLTHYPELGRLVNHKEASLLAGIILESDGLFVPHSGWIDSLALCQFLIESERIHWVGGHQVNALNYVDGTWSTGQYQAEVLIIASGHHANQFSQTSHLPLKPIRGQMTIIKSNEASSKLNMPLCADGHVLPAWDGGHYLGATYHLGSTDATCQNVDNESNLAKLDKLSSELTWSKDVINHWSAIRAATPDYLPLVGPVAQPESFKQHFAALASNAQRWLPFSAACLPGLYVCAGFGSRGLTSIPISAEWLAAMINREPHCLPRKLIQAISPARFLRREIIRSRLHT is encoded by the coding sequence GTGAGTACTCTTTTTGAAGCAATAACTCCTGCCAAAATTACATGGACATCGGGTTTGCCGTATTCATGTGAATTTGAGGATATTTATTTTTCTACTGCAAACGGTTTGCAGGAAGCCTCTCATGTATTTATTGATGGCAATCAGTTGCGAGAACGATGGGAAAAACTCCCGGATAAACAAGGCAGTCAATTTGTTATCGCTGAAACTGGTTTTGGCAGCGGTTTAAATTTTTTGCTGGCGTGGTCTTTGTGGCAAACGCATGCGCCCAAGTCAGCAAGGCTGCATTTTATATCTTGTGAAAAACATCCTTTAACGCGTGATGATTTATTAAAATCCTTAAGCTTATGGCCTGCATTAGCAGGGCAGTCGCAAGCATTATTAGAGAGTTACCCAATATTAACCCCAGGGTTTCATTTATTATCGTTTGAGGGGGGGCGGGTCAATTTAATTTTAATGCTGGGGGATGCACTAGCCTGTTACGATCAGTTACTAATATGCGGTGACGCTGCTGTTGAAAAGCAATTGCGTCACACGGCGGTTGATGCCTGGTTTCTTGATGGTTTTTCCCCTAAAAAAAATCCCGATATGTGGTGCGAACCATTATTTACAGTGATAGGGCGATTGTCTAGGCAAAACGCTACGCTGGCGACTTTTTCAGCGGCTGGCATTGTAAAGCGCGGCTTACAAGCAGTAGGTTTTACCGTGAATAAAAAGAAAGGATATGGCTGCAAAAGAGAGATGATTACGGCGGTATTCGATCAACCATCGACAAGGTCTTATGCTCGTTATACGCCGTGGCATGCAAGTTCAGTAAGTCCAGTTAAAGACCGACATGCAATGATTGTGGGAGGAGGGCTTGCAGGGTGTTATTCCGCCTATGCTCTGGCTCGGCGCGGTTGGAAAGTGACCCTAATTGATGAACAAAAGCACGCGGGGGAGGGCGCTTCAGGGAATCGACGGGCAGTATTATATCCTAAAATATCCTCTTATCGTTCTCCCTTAACTGAATTTATGCTAACGGCGTATGTATTTGCAATTCGAGCTTATAAAGCCTTGTTGAATCCTCATATCGGGCATTTAGGAGGGGGGTTGCAATTAGCATACAACTCCAAGGAACAAGTCATTCAGGCAGGCTTAAGACCATGGTTAACTCATTATCCTGAACTTGGGAGATTGGTTAATCACAAAGAGGCTTCATTGCTTGCTGGGATAATTTTGGAATCTGATGGATTATTTGTGCCTCATTCCGGCTGGATTGATTCATTGGCTTTATGTCAATTTTTAATCGAGAGCGAGCGCATTCATTGGGTAGGTGGTCATCAAGTCAATGCGTTGAATTATGTTGATGGGACATGGAGTACTGGTCAATATCAGGCTGAGGTATTAATTATTGCAAGTGGACATCATGCGAACCAGTTTTCTCAAACCAGCCATCTTCCCTTGAAACCGATTCGTGGTCAAATGACTATCATTAAGAGTAATGAGGCAAGTTCAAAGTTGAACATGCCATTATGCGCAGACGGCCATGTTTTACCGGCATGGGACGGGGGGCATTATTTAGGTGCCACGTATCATTTAGGATCGACGGATGCAACTTGTCAAAACGTGGATAATGAAAGTAATTTGGCGAAATTAGATAAATTATCTAGCGAATTGACTTGGTCTAAGGACGTTATTAATCATTGGTCAGCAATTCGCGCCGCAACGCCTGATTATTTGCCTTTAGTAGGTCCAGTCGCTCAACCTGAATCGTTTAAGCAACATTTTGCTGCGTTGGCGAGTAATGCCCAGCGCTGGTTGCCTTTTTCTGCGGCGTGTTTGCCTGGACTGTATGTTTGTGCCGGTTTTGGGTCACGCGGATTAACTTCAATTCCCATTAGTGCAGAATGGTTAGCCGCTATGATTAATCGTGAGCCTCACTGTTTACCACGTAAGTTGATTCAAGCCATTTCTCCCGCAAGATTTTTACGTCGAGAGATTATTCGTAGCAGACTCCACACTTGA
- a CDS encoding TerC family protein, whose protein sequence is MELLDIILSLFALVILEIILGIDNLVFLSILTEKLPREQRKKARRWGLTFAWMTRLLLLAFAVWLVKLAKPFVTVGDFSYSIRDLFLLVGGGFLIAKATQEIHYEVGDGKTELREKGAALATFKGVVIQVALMDIIFSLDSVLTAVGLTARYWVMALAITCAILVMIYASEPVSQFIEKYPTVKMLALSFLILIGMILVADSFSFHVPRGYVYFAMGFSLGVEALNLLRHRKLNKTDKKGS, encoded by the coding sequence ATGGAATTATTGGACATTATATTAAGCTTATTTGCCCTGGTTATTTTGGAAATTATCCTTGGCATTGATAATTTGGTATTTCTCTCCATTCTGACGGAAAAATTACCTAGGGAGCAGCGTAAAAAAGCGCGAAGGTGGGGGTTGACTTTCGCATGGATGACGCGCCTTCTGCTGCTTGCATTTGCCGTATGGCTGGTAAAATTGGCTAAACCGTTTGTTACTGTGGGTGATTTTAGCTATTCCATTCGTGATCTTTTTTTACTGGTTGGTGGTGGTTTTTTAATTGCTAAAGCTACCCAGGAAATTCATTATGAAGTGGGAGATGGCAAAACGGAGTTACGTGAAAAAGGGGCTGCTTTAGCCACGTTTAAAGGCGTTGTGATTCAGGTGGCTTTAATGGATATTATTTTTTCCCTGGATAGCGTATTGACTGCGGTTGGTTTAACGGCGCGTTACTGGGTCATGGCGTTAGCCATTACATGCGCCATTCTTGTTATGATTTATGCAAGTGAACCTGTCAGTCAATTTATTGAAAAATATCCTACGGTGAAAATGCTGGCACTGAGTTTTTTAATCCTCATAGGAATGATTTTGGTCGCTGATAGTTTTTCTTTCCATGTGCCGCGTGGCTATGTTTACTTTGCAATGGGATTTTCACTTGGCGTAGAAGCGCTTAATTTGCTTCGGCATCGCAAATTGAATAAGACCGACAAAAAAGGGTCATAG
- the hemJ gene encoding protoporphyrinogen oxidase HemJ, translated as MLILKAFHIIVMVAWFAGLFYLPRLFVYHTDAKDDASMARFKIMERRLYYGITWPAAVLTTLLGWMLLHYNPQYYFHAGWMHVKLVLVIFLWGYHIMCGHFVKQFAKDGNTRSSRFFRVFNELPTILLIAIVLLVVVKPF; from the coding sequence ATGTTAATTTTGAAAGCGTTTCATATTATAGTAATGGTGGCCTGGTTTGCAGGATTGTTTTATTTGCCAAGGTTGTTTGTTTATCATACAGATGCAAAAGATGATGCAAGTATGGCTCGCTTTAAGATCATGGAAAGACGTTTATATTACGGTATTACTTGGCCGGCAGCGGTATTGACTACGTTATTAGGATGGATGCTTTTGCATTATAATCCGCAGTATTACTTCCATGCTGGCTGGATGCATGTCAAGCTTGTACTCGTCATTTTTTTATGGGGCTATCATATAATGTGCGGCCATTTTGTCAAACAATTTGCAAAAGACGGTAATACACGAAGTTCCCGTTTTTTCCGGGTATTTAATGAATTGCCCACTATACTATTGATTGCTATTGTGCTTTTAGTCGTCGTTAAACCATTCTGA